The window AGACGCGCGTGTAGATCATACCCCTGGCAGCCAGGCGATCGACGCTGGGTGTTGTGGCGAACGTGTCCCCGTAGCATCCCATTTGCGGACCGTGATCTTCGCTGGAAAGCCAGAGGAGGTTGGGGCGATCCGAAGTGGCTGCGGCGAAGGCGGGCATGGGCAGCGCGGCGAACGGCATCGCCACAATCGCGAGAATCGCCAGGATGCGCAAGGCAAGTCCGCTCGGTCGGGCGAGTCCGTCCCGGCGCGTCGCTCGACGCGCTTGGAACACGTCCGACTCGGCTCGCTGGGGACAGGCTCGCCCTACCGTCTGGTTCATGGGAAGTTGCCTTGGCCCAGAAGCCATGCACATGGCCCTTGAACCGAAAACCGTGCGGACCGCAGCCTTCAGGCTGCTTCCGCGCACTCTCCGGAGTCCAGCGTTGAAGCGGCCTAAAGGCCACGGTCCGAGGAGACGGTTCATGGGAAGATCGTCCAGGGAATGGTGCGCGCTGCAGGGTTCGAACCTGCGGCCCCTTCCGTGTGAAGGAAGTGCTCTACCACTGAGCTAAGCGCGCAATTGAAATCGAAAGAGCTGAGAGAACCGAGAGCTTTCATCGTCTTTCGTGTGAAACGAGCGAGGCGGAACATCGCCGCTTCTGCGCGCGGATTCAAGCCGAAAACTTCCTCCTTGACGGAGGGGAGCGCGCGACAGAATTCTTCGTAGCGCAGACTGGTCGTCTGCTGTATCGCCGATTTGCAATCGGCAATGCGCCGATGAGTTCCGAGGCACTCGACATATCGGCCACGCCGCAGAATGCAATTCTGCGATACAGCAGAGTCCAACTCTGCGCTACGCGGCGAGCCGGTACCAACTCAGGTCTCCGGACCACGCTGCAAAACTCGTGATGCACCGATCAAAGACGCTCGCTATCTGCCCTCCATCAGTCCTGGCGCGTTGGTTGCCAGCGTTGCTCGGTTTGCTCATCGGGTCGGGCAACCTCCAGAGCCAAAGTCCGCCGCCGGCCGAAACGTCCTGGCCGAAATTCCGGGGTGACTTGCTCAATACGGGTTCGACGACTTCCCCGGCCCCACGCCAGGGGCGCCTGGCCTGGAGCACGCAAATCCGAGGCGCGCGCGAGTTTTGGTCCTCGCCGTCTTTGGTCAAAGACCGGCTCTACGTGGGCAATTCCAACGGCAACGTTTACTGCCTGGACGCGAACAACGGCGATCTGATCTGGACGTATTACGGGGATTCCTACGCCATCTTTTCCTCCCCGACCGTCGCGAACGGCAAGGTCTTTTTCGGAGCGGCAGATCGAAAAATCTATGCCCTGCCGGTGGAAGACCCCAATTCGGATGGCACCCTCGCGAAAACGGAGATTGTCTGGGATTACACGGTGGGGCCCAGCACCGGCGGAGTGAACGACGTGCTTCCCGGTTCGCCTGCGATCAAAGACGGCAAAGTGTTTCTGGGCGCGATCGACCAGTATTTCTATTGCTTCGATGCTCAAAACGGCGAGGTGCTCTGGAAAACCTGGACGCCGTATCGAGGACAGCATGCTTTCTCGTCTTCTCCCGCTCTTTACAAAGGCAAGGTTTTCGCCGCGACGGGAAATCAACCGGGCCGGGAGAGCAGCGGCCGGCTTTACTGCTTCGACGAGAAAAGCGGGCGAATCCTCTGGGAATTCGACATCGACGATATCACGTATTCTTCCCCGGTCATTGACCAGGAAAACGACCGCGTGATCATTGCCAACAGCGGCGATTGGATCGCCAACGCCGGGAATCGAACCTACCGCCTGTACGCGCTGGCCATCGATGGCGCGGCGGAGGGCGTCGATGCGGGCGTTCCGGACGATCATCATGGAAACTCGGATTTGATCTGGGCCTACGACACGCGCCGCTATGTCTATTCGTCGCCGGCCATCCACGCGGGAAGACTGTATTTTGGCGGGAGTGATGGAAACCTGAGGTGCCTGGACGCCAAGACCGGAAAAACCATCTGGGTCTGCGAAACACCCACCCGGGGTGGTTCCGGCATCATGAGTTCCCCTGCGATTGCGGATGGGTTGGTTTTTGCGGGCACAGCCGATGGCCGATTGATCGCAGTGCCAGAGATAGATCCAGACGGCGACGGCGTGATTTCGACGGAGGAAATTGTCTGGTCCTATCAAATCGGCGGGAAGATCGTGTGCTCGCCAGCCATTGCCAACGGCGCGGTGTACATCGGGAGCTACGACGGGACGCTCTACTGCTTCAGGAACGCGGAAGTTCAGAAACTCAAAACCGCGGATGAACGCGAATAGACGCGAAGGCTTCATGGGAAGCTCCCTTGGTTTCTGAACCATGCGCGCGCCCCCTGAACCCATGGCTGGTAGGGCGGGGCTGCACCGCTGCATCGACAGAAGACCGGCTGCGCGGCAACGCAGCCCTACCTGGTTCATGGGAAGCCTCCTGTTCCTTACGGACCTGCTTACTGGCCATGAGCCGAAGGCTGCGCGGACCGCAGCCTTCAGGCTGGTTCAGCGCATTCGAAAATTCTTTGTCCCAGGACTAGCCACCCTCGCCCTTCTCACCGGTTGCACCAATTTCCACGGACGCGGCATTCAGTATCAACTCCAGCCGCAATACGGCGTGGACGAAGCGCAGTTTCTACGGTCCATGGGGCAATTGGTCGGACCGGAAATCGTCGGCGGCAATCGCGTCACCAGTCTGGTCAACGGCGACCAGATTTTTCCGGCGATGCTTGAAGCCATCCGCAGCGCCAGGAAAACCATCAATCTCGAAAGCTACATTTATTGGTCCGGCGAAGTAGGCCGGCGGTTCACCGATGCGCTGACGGAACGCGCCCGCTCCGGCGTGCGCGTCCACGTGCTGCTGGATTGGGTCGGCTCTCGGCGAATCGATTCGGAATTGCTGCGGCGCATGCGGGCCGCCGGTGTGGACGTGCAGAAATACAATCCGCTCGTCTGGTACAATCTTGCCCGCGTCAATCACCGCGACCATCGGAAACTTCTGATAGTGGACGGGACGGTGGGATTCATCGGGGGCGCTGGCGTGGCGGACATCTGGCTCGGCAACGCCGATTCGCCGGCGCACTGGCGCGACACGCACTTCCGTTTGGAAGGGCCGGCGGTCGGCCAAATGCAGGCCGCCTTCATGGACAACTGGATGAAGACGACGGCCAACGTGCTCGACGGCCTCGATTATTTCCCCGATTTGCTCCCGGTGGGCGATCACTTCGCGCAAGTCATCAAAAGCTCTCCGCGCGAGGGGACCGAGAGCGTGCGCCTGATGTATTTGATCTCCATTGCCGCGGCGCGCAAAAGCATCCGGTTGTCGATGCCGTACTTTGTCCCCGGCGCGCTGACCACGCAGCAATTGCTGGATGCCCGCAAACGCGGCGTCGCGGTGGAAATCATCGTGCCCGGCGCGCGGACGGACACGCCGATCGTGCGGCATGCTTCGCGGTCGAAATGGGGGCCGTTGCTCGAAGCCGGCGTGAAAATCTACGAGTACCAGCCGACGATGTACCACTGCAAAATGATGATCGTCGATGATTTCTGGGTCTCGGTCGGCTCGGCGAATTTCGACAGCCGCTCCTTTCGGCTCAACGACGAATCGAATCTGAACGTGCTGTCGAGCGACTTTGCCGCCGAGCAAGTGCGGTTGTTTGAGCATGACAAGCGACAATCACGCGAAGTGGCCTACCAGGATTGGAAACGGCGTTCGGTGGGAAAACGGTTGCTGGAATTCCTAACCGCTCCCTTCCATTCGCATCTCTGATTCAAAAAGGAGTGCGGGCAGCTTGCGCGCACAAGAGCGTTCGGGCGTCTTTCAGGAACACGCGGGCAAGCTGTCCGCGCTCCTTTCCGCGAGATTCTTGAATCGACGTGGAGAAGGGCCCCTGCGCGCGCGCGCTTGAATTCAAAAGACTTTCAGGCAATATGCAGGGGTAGCCGAACAGAGCCCTACATTCTATGTTTCCGGACCAATCCACCCGAACTCCTCGCTGCGGGTTCACTTTGATCGAACTACTGGTTGTCATCGCCATCATCGCGATCCTCGCCGGGATGTTGCTGCCGGCGCTCAGCAAAGCAAAAATGAAAGCGACCGGCTCCGCCTGCCTGAGCAACCAGAAACAGCTCATCCTCGGTTTCGTAATGTATGCCGGGGATCACGAAGAGCAGATGCTCTACACTGATCCCGGTCCGGGGCAAATTGGAAATCCAGGCGGCGGTTTCTGGCCTGGCCCCTACACGGATGCCGGCCAATTCCGGGAAGTCAGCGGAAGCATGAGCCGCACGGAAGCGCAGCGCAACGTCGAGAACGGGATCAAGAAAGGCGCGCTCTACAATTACGTGTCCGCGCCCGGCGCGTATCATTGTCCGGGCGACTTGCGAACCAAGAATCTGCGGCCGGGATTTGGCTGGGCTTACGACAGTTACTCCAAAGCCAATGGCATGAACGGCCACGCCGATTGGCAAGGCGGCGCTCAGACCCCTTACAAGAAGCTGAGCGTCGTCCTGGATGCGGCCGAGGCCATGGTCTTTCTGGAGGAAGCCGATCCGCGCGGCCGCAACCTCGGCACGTGGGTGATCGATGTCGAGCCTTCGGCGCGGTGGATCGATCCGTTCGCCATCTTTCACGGACGGACGAGCACGATCTCGTTCGCCGATGGCCACGCCGATATTCACACGTGGATCGAAGCGAGCACCATCAAGGCCGCGACCGATTCGGCCCGGGGCCGCGAAAGCTTTGGGTGGAGCGGGGGCAACAACAAGAACCGGGATTTCCAGTGGGTTTATCAGCGCTACAAGCACCCAAAGTGGGCGCCGCTGAAATGAGCGCCTGTCTTTTGGCATCCCACTCCAGCCGCGCATTTCGCGAAACGGAGCTGGAAAGCTCCGCGAACCCGCAGGCTCGAAAGCCAGGCTCGAAAGCCTGCGTTACCTCCCACGAAAACAAGTCCGGACAAGTGCGCGCTTGAAATCGGCACGTGTTGCGCGCATAAGAAGGACCATCAAGTCGCCAAACCAAGTTACTTACTTATGAAAATCCAACACCTTGCTCCTTCACTGCGCGCCCGCATCCAATCGCCGCAAACCGGATTCACTTTGATCGAATTACTCGTGGTGATCGCCATCATCGCGATTCTTGCGGGCATGCTGCTCCCCGCCTTGAGTCGCTCCAAGTTGAAGGCCACCGGCGCGGCTTGCCTGGCGAATCAAAAACAGCTCAGCCTCGGCTTCTACATGTATGCCGGCGACAATGACGAAAAGATTCTCTATACCGATCCCGGCCCCGGACAGGTTGGGAATCCGGCCGGCGGCTTCTGGCCGGGACCGCACAGCGACAACGGCGCGTTTACGGACATCGCTGCCAGCCAGGGAGTCGGCGTCGCCCAACGTTACGTGGAAAATGGCATTCGCAAAGGGGCGTTGTTTCCATACGTCTCGGCGACCGGCTCCTACCATTGTCCGGGCGATCTCCGAACCAAGAATCTCAAACCGGGCCGCGGCTGGGCTTACGACAGTTATTCCAAAGCCAATGGCATGAATGGCGGCGGTTGGGAGGGATCGTCCGCGACCGGCGGGCCGCAGCCGTTTTTCACCAAATTGAGCAACGTCCAGGACGCGGCCGAGGCCATGGTGTTGCT of the Verrucomicrobiota bacterium genome contains:
- a CDS encoding type II secretion system protein, producing the protein MKIQHLAPSLRARIQSPQTGFTLIELLVVIAIIAILAGMLLPALSRSKLKATGAACLANQKQLSLGFYMYAGDNDEKILYTDPGPGQVGNPAGGFWPGPHSDNGAFTDIAASQGVGVAQRYVENGIRKGALFPYVSATGSYHCPGDLRTKNLKPGRGWAYDSYSKANGMNGGGWEGSSATGGPQPFFTKLSNVQDAAEAMVLLEEADPRSYNRGTWVINVGTPGWVDPFAIFHGDTSTISFADGHAESHKWVEASTIKAARDSSRGIESFYWAGGNNKNRDFQWVYQRYKHQKWAPLK
- a CDS encoding cardiolipin synthase B, with translation MGSLLFLTDLLTGHEPKAARTAAFRLVQRIRKFFVPGLATLALLTGCTNFHGRGIQYQLQPQYGVDEAQFLRSMGQLVGPEIVGGNRVTSLVNGDQIFPAMLEAIRSARKTINLESYIYWSGEVGRRFTDALTERARSGVRVHVLLDWVGSRRIDSELLRRMRAAGVDVQKYNPLVWYNLARVNHRDHRKLLIVDGTVGFIGGAGVADIWLGNADSPAHWRDTHFRLEGPAVGQMQAAFMDNWMKTTANVLDGLDYFPDLLPVGDHFAQVIKSSPREGTESVRLMYLISIAAARKSIRLSMPYFVPGALTTQQLLDARKRGVAVEIIVPGARTDTPIVRHASRSKWGPLLEAGVKIYEYQPTMYHCKMMIVDDFWVSVGSANFDSRSFRLNDESNLNVLSSDFAAEQVRLFEHDKRQSREVAYQDWKRRSVGKRLLEFLTAPFHSHL
- a CDS encoding type II secretion system protein gives rise to the protein MFPDQSTRTPRCGFTLIELLVVIAIIAILAGMLLPALSKAKMKATGSACLSNQKQLILGFVMYAGDHEEQMLYTDPGPGQIGNPGGGFWPGPYTDAGQFREVSGSMSRTEAQRNVENGIKKGALYNYVSAPGAYHCPGDLRTKNLRPGFGWAYDSYSKANGMNGHADWQGGAQTPYKKLSVVLDAAEAMVFLEEADPRGRNLGTWVIDVEPSARWIDPFAIFHGRTSTISFADGHADIHTWIEASTIKAATDSARGRESFGWSGGNNKNRDFQWVYQRYKHPKWAPLK